A genomic region of Paenibacillus sp. PL2-23 contains the following coding sequences:
- a CDS encoding YceI family protein, producing the protein MAKTKWAVDAAHSAVDFSVRHMMIAKVKGTFHTFEANIEADPSDLTSADISFKIDLSSVDTRNKDRDAHLTTADFFHVEQFPTLDFQSTAIAKTGEGEYLLTGNVTLHGVTRPETFNVTFEGAAKDPWGNEKAGFSAAGAIKRSDYGLTYNAALETGGVLIGDEVKISLEIEAVRQA; encoded by the coding sequence ATGGCAAAAACAAAATGGGCAGTAGACGCAGCGCACAGCGCAGTGGATTTCTCGGTCAGGCATATGATGATCGCGAAGGTGAAGGGCACCTTCCACACATTCGAAGCGAATATTGAAGCGGATCCAAGCGACCTGACTTCCGCGGACATCTCGTTCAAGATCGATCTGAGCAGCGTAGACACGCGCAACAAGGACCGCGACGCGCATCTGACAACGGCAGACTTCTTCCATGTCGAGCAGTTCCCAACGCTGGATTTCCAGTCGACTGCGATCGCCAAGACCGGTGAAGGCGAATACCTGTTAACAGGCAACGTTACCCTGCATGGCGTCACCCGTCCGGAGACGTTTAATGTGACTTTCGAAGGCGCGGCCAAGGATCCATGGGGCAACGAGAAGGCTGGCTTCAGCGCGGCAGGCGCGATCAAGCGCAGCGACTACGGCTTGACCTACAATGCTGCATTGGAAACAGGCGGCGTTCTGATCGGCGACGAAGTGAAAATCTCTCTGGAGATTGAGGCGGTTCGGCAGGCTTAA
- a CDS encoding SRPBCC family protein gives MKQWTKEIQIQAPIEQVWSYLDGTLEQMQKIMPQVVENTPVKVTDEVVGSIYRQKYKEGKRIEEYEVHTLEYLNTPADKKLKIGFQLAGWFEITATYELHRVDDGTTAFKYTATNQPLKWFVKLFLLMANDKVVVQFVERVKRVAESETAR, from the coding sequence ATGAAGCAATGGACAAAAGAAATCCAGATACAAGCGCCAATCGAGCAGGTGTGGTCGTATCTGGACGGTACGTTAGAGCAAATGCAGAAGATCATGCCCCAGGTGGTGGAGAACACGCCAGTGAAAGTAACAGATGAGGTGGTCGGCAGCATTTATCGCCAGAAGTACAAGGAAGGTAAGCGTATCGAGGAATATGAGGTGCACACATTAGAATACCTTAACACACCAGCCGACAAGAAGCTGAAGATCGGCTTTCAATTGGCAGGCTGGTTCGAGATTACTGCGACATATGAGCTGCATCGGGTGGACGACGGCACAACAGCCTTCAAGTATACAGCCACTAATCAGCCCTTGAAGTGGTTTGTGAAGCTGTTCCTGTTAATGGCCAACGATAAGGTTGTCGTTCAATTTGTGGAGCGGGTCAAACGCGTGGCGGAGTCGGAGACGGCAAGATAA
- a CDS encoding ATP-binding protein: protein MSIKTKLSLSISLIVAAILALNMLFSQLSSREAHEAALDQQTQSIAEQLVLTLELLEKTRSSMDAELGEKLWIAAMAALQKLGPNIETISNEQLRALSEELALDDLTLWQRIDGEVQSVKSSNSDEIGLRSASWDYWDKAFHQLFDLKPVSVGRGQTLLHYWSGPINFATSDPSDINKWGYYYDGSANYMVNTIVNAGDNFSYDLVNGTNEVIRTLMEQQSSVLEIAGFDPQYFGEKPILKMKKGIPVYNLDVRDVPFGSYSYRNPSEDTVDIQQALLSGQARTATFSTQGKELLRVFLPIQADKPYVIGVTFDKLELEAPLRKQLSTHAWISLGLVLFTMAASYFIAGYMLRSIHQIMQKVNEMAAGNFNATISIQNKDELGILAARVNSMGIHLHQFTTQLQASARELESTKQYLESFVGHTSDAIHVVDLEGRMLQVNPAFESLYGWSSEEAVGWIPTHIPPEHAPAHAALYEHVKNGGSVTDYESTHCMKNGHSIDVSMTISPIRDEEGAIVAIATITRNITSRKQSEEMLRRSEKLSVVGQLAAGVAHEVRNPLTTIYGFVQLQKEGGRLSPAHLELMLAELDQINRIVSEFLVFSKPSASRMETLHVEELLKDICTLMESEAKKCGAQLRLLKLTEPLPLIMGVDHQLKQVFVNVVKNGLEAMSGLGGELRIEIDAPADSSELTLRFMDQGIGILPEDLARIGEPFFTRKPSGNGLGVMVCQQIIAEHHGSMTFDSSPGEGTCVEIRLPARLPHSELPAIS from the coding sequence ATGTCTATCAAAACAAAGCTTTCCCTTTCCATTTCGCTCATTGTGGCTGCCATCCTGGCCTTGAATATGCTGTTCTCGCAGCTCTCCTCCCGGGAAGCGCACGAGGCGGCGCTCGATCAGCAGACCCAGTCCATAGCAGAGCAGCTTGTGCTGACTCTGGAGCTGCTGGAGAAGACGCGCAGCTCCATGGACGCCGAGCTCGGAGAGAAGCTTTGGATAGCCGCCATGGCTGCCTTGCAGAAGCTGGGCCCGAATATCGAGACCATTAGCAATGAACAGCTGCGAGCCCTCAGCGAGGAGCTCGCGCTTGACGATCTTACGCTCTGGCAGCGAATCGACGGCGAGGTGCAGTCGGTTAAATCCTCCAATTCCGATGAGATCGGCTTGCGCTCAGCAAGCTGGGACTACTGGGACAAGGCCTTCCATCAGCTATTCGATCTTAAGCCAGTCAGCGTGGGACGCGGCCAGACGTTGCTCCATTATTGGTCGGGTCCTATTAATTTCGCCACATCCGATCCTTCCGATATTAATAAGTGGGGCTACTATTATGACGGCAGCGCCAATTATATGGTAAATACGATCGTGAACGCTGGGGACAACTTCAGCTACGATCTAGTCAACGGTACCAATGAGGTAATCCGCACACTCATGGAGCAGCAGTCCAGCGTGCTGGAAATCGCGGGCTTTGATCCGCAATATTTTGGCGAAAAGCCGATCCTGAAGATGAAGAAAGGCATTCCCGTCTACAATCTGGACGTTCGAGATGTCCCGTTCGGGAGCTACAGCTACCGCAATCCATCGGAAGATACCGTCGATATTCAGCAGGCGCTGCTTAGCGGCCAGGCTCGCACTGCGACCTTTTCGACTCAAGGCAAGGAGCTGCTCCGGGTATTCCTCCCCATTCAGGCGGACAAGCCATATGTTATCGGGGTGACGTTCGACAAGCTGGAGCTGGAGGCGCCGCTTCGCAAGCAGCTGTCCACACATGCTTGGATTTCGCTCGGGCTCGTGCTCTTTACAATGGCTGCGAGCTACTTTATCGCTGGATATATGCTGCGTTCCATCCATCAGATTATGCAGAAGGTCAACGAAATGGCGGCCGGCAATTTCAACGCCACCATTTCCATTCAGAACAAGGACGAGCTGGGAATTCTCGCCGCCCGAGTCAATTCCATGGGCATACATCTGCACCAATTTACGACTCAGCTGCAGGCTTCCGCCCGCGAGCTGGAGAGCACGAAGCAGTATCTGGAATCCTTTGTCGGCCATACATCTGACGCTATTCATGTCGTCGATCTGGAAGGCCGGATGCTCCAGGTTAATCCCGCTTTTGAATCGCTCTACGGCTGGAGCTCGGAGGAAGCGGTAGGCTGGATTCCGACTCATATCCCTCCGGAGCATGCGCCTGCCCATGCCGCGCTGTATGAGCATGTGAAGAACGGCGGCTCCGTCACGGATTACGAGTCCACCCACTGTATGAAGAATGGCCATTCCATCGATGTCAGCATGACCATCTCGCCTATCCGCGATGAGGAGGGCGCAATCGTAGCTATTGCCACCATTACACGCAATATCACATCCCGCAAGCAATCGGAGGAGATGCTCCGTCGCTCGGAGAAGCTGTCTGTCGTGGGACAGCTGGCCGCGGGTGTCGCACACGAGGTGCGCAATCCGCTGACAACCATCTACGGATTCGTGCAGCTGCAGAAGGAAGGCGGACGTCTATCGCCCGCACATCTGGAGCTTATGCTCGCTGAGCTGGATCAGATTAACCGTATTGTGAGTGAGTTTCTCGTGTTCTCCAAGCCTTCGGCAAGCCGGATGGAGACATTGCATGTAGAGGAGCTGCTGAAGGACATCTGCACATTAATGGAATCAGAGGCGAAGAAGTGCGGGGCGCAGCTTCGACTGCTTAAGCTTACAGAACCCCTTCCCCTCATTATGGGAGTCGATCATCAGCTCAAGCAGGTATTCGTCAACGTGGTCAAAAATGGTCTCGAAGCCATGAGCGGACTCGGCGGCGAGCTCCGCATCGAGATCGACGCGCCGGCGGACAGCAGCGAGCTGACGTTGCGCTTCATGGATCAGGGCATTGGTATATTGCCGGAGGATCTGGCGCGCATCGGCGAGCCCTTCTTCACCCGCAAGCCAAGCGGCAACGGCCTTGGCGTCATGGTCTGCCAGCAGATTATTGCCGAGCATCACGGCTCGATGACCTTCGACAGCTCGCCTGGCGAAGGCACCTGCGTCGAGATTCGCCTGCCGGCGCGCTTGCCCCACTCTGAGCTTCCAGCGATTAGCTAG
- the aroC gene encoding chorismate synthase, with amino-acid sequence MAGNTFGDVFRITTFGESHGASIGVIIDGVTPGLEIDEKDIQVQMDRRKPGQSSVTTPRKESDTVHILSGVFEGKTTGTPLAVILHNHDMRPEAYSDIQQAFRPGHADFTYLQKYGIRDHRGSGRASGRETAARVAGGAVARKLLERRGVSIVAYTKELGGIKCETFDEQSIEKNPVRACDPAAAVEMVKRVEQLAAEGNSCGGIVECRIRGVVPGLGEPVFDKLDAELAKAMLSIGAVKGIEFGAGFAAAEMLGSEHNDEMNADGFVTNNAGGIIGGISTGQEIVFRVAVKPTSSISLPQQTMNVKGEEQEIRTIGRHDPSICPRIIPVVEAMACLVLEDHYKRQAAMMG; translated from the coding sequence ATGGCAGGCAATACGTTTGGAGATGTATTCCGAATTACGACATTCGGAGAGTCGCATGGCGCATCTATCGGGGTTATTATTGACGGTGTGACGCCGGGTCTGGAGATCGACGAGAAGGATATTCAGGTGCAGATGGACCGCAGAAAGCCGGGGCAATCGTCGGTGACGACTCCGCGTAAGGAATCCGATACCGTTCATATTTTGTCAGGCGTATTCGAAGGGAAGACGACGGGCACGCCGCTTGCTGTTATTCTGCACAATCATGATATGCGGCCGGAAGCGTATTCCGACATTCAACAGGCGTTCCGTCCGGGACATGCGGACTTCACTTATCTGCAGAAGTACGGCATCCGCGACCATCGCGGCAGCGGACGGGCCTCCGGCCGTGAGACAGCGGCCAGGGTTGCCGGAGGAGCGGTGGCGCGCAAGCTGCTGGAGCGCAGAGGCGTAAGCATCGTCGCTTACACGAAGGAACTGGGCGGCATCAAGTGCGAGACGTTCGATGAGCAGTCGATCGAAAAAAATCCGGTGCGCGCATGCGATCCCGCAGCGGCGGTGGAGATGGTCAAGCGAGTGGAGCAGCTGGCTGCGGAAGGCAATAGCTGCGGGGGCATCGTGGAATGCCGTATTCGCGGCGTAGTGCCTGGGCTTGGAGAGCCGGTATTCGACAAGCTGGACGCGGAGCTTGCGAAGGCGATGCTGTCGATTGGCGCTGTCAAAGGCATTGAGTTCGGAGCAGGCTTTGCGGCGGCGGAGATGCTGGGCAGCGAGCACAATGACGAGATGAACGCGGACGGCTTCGTGACGAACAACGCGGGAGGCATCATCGGCGGCATCAGCACTGGGCAGGAGATCGTATTCCGCGTTGCGGTGAAGCCGACCTCCTCGATCTCGCTGCCGCAGCAGACGATGAACGTGAAGGGCGAGGAGCAGGAGATCCGTACAATTGGACGTCATGATCCCTCCATCTGCCCGCGCATTATTCCAGTCGTCGAAGCTATGGCTTGCCTGGTGCTGGAGGATCATTACAAGCGTCAAGCGGCAATGATGGGGTAG
- a CDS encoding NAD(P)H-dependent oxidoreductase, whose translation MNVMLIAGSNHKAATSTRLSQYVRDVIQGEGHQAVLFDLYRKPLPFYSPDGGYGSEELARVKELQQGMHEADAIVLATPEYHSTISGVLKNALDHLGQDHFRGKAVLSMSSAGGALGVSSLTQLQTIVRNLHGVNAPEWVSIGGAQRDWFAEPHTGGSDIVDRVKRAALSFLDLAGRIRG comes from the coding sequence ATGAATGTCATGTTAATTGCGGGAAGCAACCATAAGGCGGCAACGAGCACGCGGCTGTCCCAGTACGTGAGGGATGTTATTCAGGGGGAGGGGCATCAAGCCGTTCTATTCGACTTATACCGCAAGCCGCTGCCATTCTATTCGCCAGACGGCGGATACGGCAGCGAAGAGCTGGCTCGGGTGAAGGAGCTGCAGCAGGGCATGCATGAGGCGGATGCGATCGTGCTGGCCACGCCGGAGTATCACAGCACCATCTCCGGCGTGCTGAAGAATGCGCTGGACCATCTCGGACAGGATCATTTCCGCGGGAAAGCCGTACTCTCCATGAGCTCAGCAGGCGGAGCGTTAGGCGTAAGCTCGCTGACGCAGCTGCAGACCATCGTGCGCAACCTGCACGGTGTCAATGCGCCGGAGTGGGTATCCATCGGCGGCGCCCAGCGCGATTGGTTCGCCGAGCCCCATACAGGAGGCAGTGATATTGTGGATCGAGTCAAGCGCGCGGCGCTATCGTTCCTCGATCTCGCGGGACGTATTCGGGGCTAA
- a CDS encoding response regulator transcription factor: MTIRILIADDHKIVRRGLQLFLASQKDLLLVGEASTGQEAVELTARLAPDIVLMDIHMPGMNGIEATQELASSHPGVKVIVLTSFTDQDHALPAIRAGAKGYLLKDLEPEELAQAVRRVHEGKVELHPDVASQLMSQYVTLYQGSGPASGTEKPAGDEALTRRELEVLRLIASGMSNRAIAEALVITEKTVKTHVTHILGKLDLEDRTQAALYAVRHGLDKKT; encoded by the coding sequence ATGACGATAAGAATTTTAATTGCTGATGATCACAAAATAGTGCGTAGAGGCCTTCAGCTATTCCTTGCCTCACAGAAGGACCTCCTGCTCGTCGGCGAAGCCTCGACCGGACAGGAGGCTGTAGAGCTGACAGCCCGGCTCGCTCCCGACATTGTTCTGATGGACATTCATATGCCCGGCATGAACGGCATTGAAGCCACACAGGAGCTGGCCAGCTCCCATCCAGGGGTGAAGGTTATTGTGCTGACGTCCTTCACGGATCAGGACCACGCCCTGCCAGCCATACGAGCCGGAGCGAAGGGCTATCTGCTCAAGGATCTGGAGCCTGAGGAGCTGGCGCAAGCCGTGCGGCGGGTGCATGAGGGCAAGGTGGAGCTGCATCCAGACGTGGCGAGCCAGCTGATGAGCCAATACGTCACTCTGTATCAAGGCAGCGGTCCCGCCTCGGGGACAGAGAAGCCGGCAGGGGATGAGGCGCTGACCAGGCGGGAGCTGGAGGTGCTACGCTTAATCGCAAGCGGCATGAGCAACCGTGCCATTGCGGAAGCGCTTGTCATTACGGAGAAAACGGTCAAAACTCATGTGACGCACATTCTGGGCAAGCTCGATCTGGAGGATCGAACGCAGGCGGCGCTGTACGCCGTCAGGCATGGACTGGACAAGAAGACATGA
- a CDS encoding LysR family transcriptional regulator, whose protein sequence is MFQLEWYRIFLHTARRGNLTKAAQDLHITQPSVSYAVKQMEAELGLKLFHRRNKGVELTEEGRVLQQYVEQSFSLLDAAQRHLHDLKQLTEGEVRIGASDSLIKFLLLPQLNAFHSQHPGIRIRLTPGKTPEIARKLKEGLIDLAIVRLPMEDPMLSVQKLAELEDCFVVGGAYRELEDRILTVQELAELPMLSHSPGSSTRIFVERWFAASGLSISPDIELGSIDLLTEFARLGYGVAFVPRPFVEEELRSGQLVELRPDTALPSRSIGMAIRSDTPLSIAAEQFVRMLQSGDGT, encoded by the coding sequence ATGTTTCAATTAGAATGGTATCGTATCTTTCTCCATACTGCCCGCAGAGGCAATCTGACCAAGGCGGCTCAGGATTTGCATATTACCCAGCCGTCTGTCAGCTACGCAGTGAAGCAGATGGAAGCGGAGCTTGGACTGAAGCTGTTCCACAGGCGCAACAAGGGAGTCGAGCTGACGGAGGAGGGGCGCGTGCTGCAGCAATACGTCGAGCAGTCCTTCTCCCTGCTGGATGCCGCGCAGAGGCATCTGCACGACTTGAAGCAGCTCACGGAGGGCGAGGTCCGGATCGGGGCCAGCGACTCCTTGATCAAGTTTCTGCTGCTGCCCCAGCTGAACGCGTTCCACAGCCAGCATCCCGGCATCCGTATTCGGCTGACTCCTGGCAAGACGCCGGAAATCGCGCGCAAGCTGAAGGAGGGCCTGATTGATCTGGCGATCGTTCGTCTGCCGATGGAGGATCCCATGCTCAGCGTTCAGAAGCTGGCGGAGCTGGAGGATTGTTTTGTCGTGGGAGGCGCTTATCGGGAGCTGGAGGATCGAATCTTGACGGTCCAGGAGCTTGCTGAGCTGCCCATGCTCTCCCATTCCCCAGGCAGCAGCACGCGGATATTCGTCGAGCGGTGGTTTGCCGCCAGCGGACTGTCTATCAGTCCCGACATCGAGCTTGGCAGTATCGATCTGCTGACGGAATTTGCACGGCTGGGGTATGGCGTCGCTTTTGTCCCCCGCCCCTTCGTGGAGGAGGAGCTGCGGAGCGGCCAACTGGTCGAGCTGCGTCCCGATACCGCTCTTCCGTCTCGGAGCATCGGCATGGCCATTCGGAGCGATACGCCGCTGTCTATAGCCGCGGAGCAGTTCGTCCGGATGCTTCAGTCTGGGGATGGCACTTGA